A region of Spirochaetaceae bacterium DNA encodes the following proteins:
- a CDS encoding flavodoxin domain-containing protein, with translation MKTLLVYFSNKGHTAKVAEALAGQVDVLKLESLKPFGSGFFFNLKASFAAMTGASWPLKEYNIDYSAYERIILASPIWVSRINPLMRTFIKANAEQLKTKKLAFITVSGGPLTSFGDFTKVFGEQPSLNLWSKTIKEPNLVTAWYATLSE, from the coding sequence ATGAAAACATTATTAGTTTATTTTAGTAACAAAGGCCACACCGCTAAGGTGGCAGAAGCTCTTGCAGGCCAAGTAGATGTATTAAAGCTAGAAAGCCTTAAGCCGTTTGGGAGCGGTTTTTTCTTTAATTTAAAGGCGAGCTTTGCCGCTATGACTGGAGCAAGTTGGCCTCTTAAAGAATATAATATTGATTATTCTGCTTACGAGCGTATTATTTTAGCCAGCCCTATTTGGGTAAGCCGCATTAATCCTTTAATGCGCACCTTTATTAAGGCAAACGCCGAGCAGCTTAAGACCAAAAAATTGGCTTTTATTACAGTATCGGGCGGGCCATTAACCAGTTTTGGCGATTTTACTAAAGTTTTTGGTGAACAGCCCAGCCTTAATTTATGGAGCAAAACCATTAAAGAACCTAACCTAGTTACCGCTTGGTACGCTACGCTTAGCGAATAA
- a CDS encoding ATP-binding protein: MGNISTRLIASFVIIIITFIGIALYYSDTFTKLEHLHSSNLDNIVIRSIQVMEIHQQFTEYRWFNRSTFFDTDWRTENETNEEVWRAAELFTTSFYQRILDVADIYILSVITDDLLDDEARDTRMQLMGEVVFNINTSFNHITQRFFWDGERTYNFQGIPSLHADTAAIIQELVGLAGEIRDEISTRIFYMQRRAQVTLTALFALIMSIVIVMAFSTIKSFRSRIKEVEDKVEKIKQGDFTNYQNGNNEISHLFIDVVTIFDKLISDIKLVTLKGTGQDFIDTTPYQGKYLEVALSVNNLTSEFTEIQRQEKESNERFRVMLDSAPIACFLITNDFVVLDCNYEASNLFGLTNKDNLNADMEHIVGTQKNHKILLAILKRALLNKDNKYCELELHTLDDKIIPCAVSMVSFKLGKEQVVAAYFANLTIIKAIMEEEKRALDAELNSLTKSKFLARMSHEIRTPISAVVGISEIQLQNSSLPLEVEEAFAKIYNSGQILLGIVNDILDLSKVEAGKMELINNRYEVASAIADTIQLNIVYIGSKQLTFVVDVDENMPAYLIGDELRIKQILTNLLSNAVKYTEKGSVTFMVSSLGTNDKGIATIKIDIIDTGYGMTKNQQKALFDEYSRFHEKESRTIQGIGLGMPIALNLLEVMGGAIEINSEVNKGTHITLFIPQQVDGDKTIGPETATNLRKFNTDSRYQAKKFNFIPERMPYGRVLIFDDIETNLYVASGLIGHYKIQTETCNSGAAAIHKVEEGNVYDIIFMDQMMPQMNGTEAVAIIRKRGYTGPIVALTANALVGQAEEFLKNGFDGFLSKPIQTAHLNGVLKKFIKNRYPEEAAAIVQQKPEEAVDTEAFLKESGFYLKACKDFVRSQKDIIAEITAAAKTNDFKTAHRLAHTLKGFAGILEEKTLAAAAAKVEADLAQEIINEDTIAQLSQEVTLALAKIQKTIPEDLTEQPQVILDKGKAKELFDRLAKLLEANNFGALEFCEELLTIPQSAQLIEQIENVDFTLASKTLTELRKTLEV, encoded by the coding sequence ATGGGAAACATCTCGACTAGGCTTATTGCTAGCTTTGTTATTATCATAATAACTTTTATTGGCATAGCCCTTTACTATAGCGACACCTTTACCAAACTTGAGCACCTTCATTCCTCTAACCTCGATAACATTGTTATACGTTCAATACAGGTAATGGAAATTCATCAACAATTCACCGAATACCGCTGGTTTAATCGGAGTACCTTTTTTGACACAGACTGGCGCACCGAAAACGAAACTAACGAAGAAGTATGGCGTGCCGCCGAACTATTTACGACCAGCTTTTACCAACGTATCTTAGATGTTGCTGATATTTATATATTAAGTGTTATAACCGATGATTTACTTGATGATGAGGCCAGGGATACTAGAATGCAGCTTATGGGAGAGGTTGTGTTCAATATAAATACCTCCTTTAACCATATTACCCAGCGCTTTTTTTGGGACGGCGAAAGAACCTACAACTTTCAAGGTATTCCTAGCCTTCACGCCGATACCGCCGCTATTATTCAGGAGCTTGTTGGCCTTGCTGGTGAGATAAGAGATGAAATATCTACAAGAATTTTCTATATGCAAAGGCGAGCGCAAGTAACTTTAACAGCTTTGTTTGCTCTTATAATGTCTATAGTTATTGTAATGGCTTTTTCAACGATAAAAAGCTTTAGAAGCCGTATTAAAGAGGTAGAAGACAAAGTTGAAAAGATAAAGCAAGGCGATTTTACCAACTATCAAAATGGCAATAATGAAATTTCGCACCTCTTTATCGATGTTGTTACCATTTTCGACAAACTTATTAGCGATATAAAACTTGTTACCCTAAAGGGAACGGGGCAAGATTTTATTGATACTACCCCCTATCAAGGCAAATACCTTGAGGTAGCGCTCTCTGTAAATAATCTTACCAGTGAATTTACCGAAATACAAAGACAAGAAAAAGAGTCGAACGAACGCTTTAGGGTTATGCTAGATAGCGCCCCTATCGCTTGTTTTTTAATTACGAACGACTTTGTGGTGCTTGATTGTAACTACGAAGCCTCTAACTTATTTGGCCTTACCAATAAAGATAATCTTAACGCCGATATGGAACATATCGTTGGCACGCAAAAAAACCATAAGATATTGTTAGCTATTCTTAAGCGTGCCCTTTTAAATAAAGACAATAAATATTGCGAGCTAGAGTTACATACCCTAGATGATAAAATTATTCCTTGCGCTGTTTCGATGGTAAGCTTTAAACTGGGAAAAGAACAGGTAGTGGCCGCCTACTTTGCCAACCTTACCATCATAAAAGCTATAATGGAAGAGGAAAAAAGGGCGCTAGATGCCGAGCTAAACAGTTTAACTAAAAGTAAGTTTTTAGCGCGTATGAGCCACGAAATTCGTACGCCTATCTCTGCCGTTGTGGGAATATCCGAAATTCAGCTGCAAAACTCAAGCCTGCCGCTAGAGGTTGAAGAAGCCTTTGCCAAGATTTACAACAGCGGCCAAATCCTGCTAGGCATTGTCAACGACATCCTCGACCTCTCCAAAGTTGAAGCCGGCAAGATGGAGCTTATTAACAACCGATATGAGGTGGCCAGCGCGATTGCCGATACGATACAGCTTAACATTGTTTATATTGGCAGTAAACAATTAACCTTTGTGGTAGATGTTGACGAAAATATGCCGGCTTATCTTATAGGCGACGAGCTGCGTATTAAACAGATACTTACCAACTTGCTAAGTAATGCCGTAAAATACACCGAAAAGGGTTCGGTTACCTTTATGGTCTCATCTTTAGGTACCAATGATAAAGGCATAGCTACTATAAAAATAGATATTATCGATACCGGTTACGGCATGACCAAAAACCAGCAGAAGGCTTTATTTGATGAATACTCACGTTTTCATGAAAAAGAAAGCAGAACTATACAAGGCATCGGCTTAGGTATGCCTATCGCTTTAAACCTTTTAGAGGTTATGGGCGGCGCTATAGAGATAAACAGCGAGGTAAATAAGGGTACGCATATTACCTTGTTTATTCCTCAACAAGTTGATGGCGATAAAACTATCGGCCCAGAAACGGCAACGAATTTAAGAAAATTTAATACCGACAGCAGGTATCAGGCTAAAAAATTTAATTTTATTCCCGAGCGTATGCCCTATGGCCGTGTTCTGATTTTTGATGATATAGAGACCAATTTGTATGTAGCCAGCGGGTTAATAGGGCATTACAAAATTCAAACTGAAACCTGCAACAGCGGTGCGGCGGCTATTCACAAGGTGGAAGAAGGAAATGTTTACGATATTATCTTTATGGACCAAATGATGCCGCAGATGAATGGCACAGAGGCCGTAGCTATTATCCGCAAAAGGGGTTATACCGGGCCTATTGTGGCCCTTACCGCCAATGCGCTGGTGGGCCAAGCCGAAGAGTTTTTGAAGAACGGCTTTGATGGCTTTTTATCAAAACCCATACAAACGGCTCACCTTAACGGCGTGCTTAAAAAATTTATTAAAAATAGGTACCCGGAAGAGGCGGCAGCTATAGTACAGCAAAAACCGGAAGAAGCCGTTGATACCGAAGCCTTTTTAAAGGAATCGGGCTTTTACCTAAAAGCCTGTAAAGATTTTGTTCGCAGCCAAAAAGATATTATCGCTGAAATTACCGCCGCAGCAAAGACAAACGATTTTAAAACGGCCCATCGTTTAGCCCATACTTTAAAGGGCTTTGCCGGTATCCTTGAGGAGAAAACTTTGGCTGCCGCTGCCGCTAAAGTTGAAGCCGATTTAGCCCAAGAGATTATCAATGAAGATACTATAGCCCAGCTTAGCCAAGAAGTTACGTTGGCGCTGGCTAAAATTCAGAAAACTATCCCGGAAGATTTAACGGAGCAGCCGCAGGTGATATTAGATAAAGGCAAAGCTAAAGAGCTCTTTGACCGTTTAGCAAAGTTATTAGAGGCTAATAACTTTGGTGCGCTAGAATTTTGTGAAGAGCTTTTAACTATTCCGCAAAGCGCACAGCTTATCGAACAAATTGAAAATGTCGACTTTACCCTTGCAAGTAAAACACTTACGGAATTAAGAAAAACTTTGGAGGTATAA
- a CDS encoding diguanylate cyclase, producing MTNLTNKKQCILIIDDSPVQLAVLGHILAPSYDVMLAKNGELGLKLAEENNIDLILLDLIMEGMSGFEVLVKFKESAKTRAIPVIFVTGSDNIEDEQKGLQLGAVDYIRKPFIEEIVILRVGLQLKLINQMKTIENFSLTDSLTGICNRHSFNKTIQEMWLTAAERHEPLSMLVLDIDKFKNFNDKHGHLNGDICLKTVAQAIQSYVDGGKGHAFRWGGEEFVILLPATEIDKALTIAEEVREKIAATPIQLREETCFVTGSIGAGSIKPTANLSFDDGFNKFYTNIDEALYQAKENGRNRVEQAQVL from the coding sequence ATGACAAATTTAACTAATAAAAAACAATGCATTTTAATAATAGATGACAGCCCTGTACAACTAGCGGTGCTTGGCCATATACTAGCGCCTTCCTACGATGTTATGCTGGCTAAAAATGGCGAACTAGGCCTTAAATTGGCCGAAGAAAATAACATCGACCTTATCTTACTCGATTTAATTATGGAAGGTATGTCGGGCTTTGAGGTATTAGTTAAGTTTAAAGAATCGGCAAAAACACGGGCTATTCCCGTTATCTTTGTAACGGGCAGCGATAACATTGAGGACGAACAGAAGGGTTTACAACTTGGGGCAGTTGATTATATACGTAAACCCTTTATTGAAGAAATTGTTATCTTACGTGTGGGTTTACAGTTAAAGCTTATTAACCAAATGAAGACCATTGAAAATTTTAGCCTTACCGATAGCCTTACCGGTATTTGTAACCGCCACAGCTTTAATAAAACTATTCAAGAAATGTGGCTTACCGCCGCTGAAAGGCATGAACCTTTAAGTATGCTTGTCTTAGATATTGATAAATTTAAAAATTTTAATGATAAGCATGGCCATTTAAATGGCGATATTTGCCTAAAAACGGTAGCCCAAGCTATACAAAGTTATGTAGATGGCGGTAAAGGCCACGCTTTTAGGTGGGGCGGCGAAGAATTTGTCATACTCCTTCCTGCTACAGAGATAGACAAAGCCTTAACCATAGCCGAAGAAGTTAGAGAAAAAATTGCTGCCACACCGATACAGCTTAGGGAAGAAACTTGTTTTGTAACGGGAAGTATTGGGGCCGGCTCTATAAAGCCTACAGCTAATCTCAGCTTTGATGATGGCTTTAACAAATTTTACACCAATATCGATGAAGCTTTATACCAAGCCAAAGAGAATGGCCGTAACCGAGTTGAGCAAGCGCAAGTTTTATAG
- a CDS encoding isochorismatase family protein, with product MKIALLVIDMQKAFYVGETELSMQKASDYINFALDLFRENNKKVIWIQDEDKEDGNEQGTAGFEVIDLLKPLPEEKRIIKHYGNSFNKTDLLKYLQQEQIDTLIITGYCAEYCVLSTYRGSLDYDLMPIILRGSLASDKPENIHFVENISEVITAGVLQKIIKEL from the coding sequence ATGAAAATAGCTTTGTTAGTAATTGATATGCAAAAAGCTTTTTATGTGGGCGAAACCGAGTTATCTATGCAAAAGGCTAGTGATTACATTAATTTTGCACTAGATTTATTTAGAGAAAATAATAAAAAAGTTATTTGGATACAAGACGAAGACAAAGAAGACGGCAATGAGCAAGGTACGGCAGGTTTTGAAGTTATCGATTTATTAAAGCCATTACCGGAAGAGAAACGTATAATTAAACACTATGGTAATAGCTTTAATAAAACCGATTTACTTAAATATTTACAGCAAGAACAAATTGATACCTTAATTATTACCGGCTATTGCGCCGAATATTGTGTACTTTCAACTTATAGAGGTTCACTAGACTACGATTTAATGCCCATTATTTTAAGAGGCAGTCTTGCTAGTGATAAACCAGAGAATATTCACTTTGTAGAGAATATTAGCGAGGTAATAACAGCCGGTGTTTTACAAAAAATAATAAAAGAGCTATAA
- a CDS encoding DJ-1/PfpI family protein, which translates to MLKVAVLLADGFEEVEAVTPADFLRRAGLEVHLISANNVREVAGNHHITFVADLFLNEIKANNYVAVIAPGGMPSAANLAGNPKVISFIEEVAANGGYVAAICAAPAVVLSKTNLLKDKKFTSFPNRAFKELMLPFGTYLEERVVVDGKLITSRGPGTAAEFSCTLIGLLLNDEAKVKELFAASLYNF; encoded by the coding sequence ATGCTTAAAGTAGCTGTATTATTAGCCGATGGTTTTGAGGAAGTAGAGGCCGTTACACCGGCCGATTTTTTGCGGCGTGCCGGCCTTGAAGTGCATTTAATTAGCGCAAATAATGTTAGAGAAGTTGCCGGTAATCACCATATAACTTTTGTGGCCGATTTATTTCTAAATGAAATTAAAGCTAATAATTATGTTGCTGTAATAGCGCCGGGTGGTATGCCCAGCGCTGCTAACTTAGCGGGTAACCCTAAGGTTATAAGCTTTATAGAAGAGGTAGCGGCAAACGGTGGTTATGTGGCGGCCATCTGTGCCGCACCGGCGGTGGTACTTAGTAAAACAAATTTACTTAAAGATAAAAAATTTACCAGCTTTCCTAACAGGGCCTTTAAAGAGTTAATGCTGCCTTTTGGTACTTACCTTGAGGAAAGGGTAGTGGTAGATGGTAAATTAATTACTAGTAGAGGGCCCGGTACGGCCGCCGAGTTTAGCTGCACTTTGATTGGATTATTATTAAATGATGAGGCTAAAGTGAAGGAGTTATTTGCCGCTTCATTATATAATTTTTAA
- a CDS encoding pyridoxamine 5'-phosphate oxidase family protein encodes MNEKILEKANNVIKNCTTASVGVIDENGFPSVSTVSLVRPDNVTELYFTTNIGANKEKRLQKNNKASICCYTKSDNITLVGEAEVLTDQASKDKYWLDWFKDIYGDKTAPDYCVIKFTTKRVSLWVDNEIAEFSL; translated from the coding sequence ATGAATGAAAAAATTTTGGAAAAAGCAAATAATGTTATTAAAAACTGCACTACGGCTAGTGTGGGGGTGATAGATGAAAATGGGTTCCCTTCAGTTTCGACGGTGTCATTAGTTAGGCCGGATAACGTTACCGAGCTTTACTTTACTACCAATATCGGGGCCAATAAAGAAAAACGTTTGCAAAAAAATAATAAGGCCAGTATTTGTTGTTATACTAAGAGTGATAACATCACCCTTGTGGGCGAGGCCGAAGTGCTTACCGACCAAGCCAGCAAAGATAAATACTGGTTAGATTGGTTTAAAGATATTTATGGCGATAAAACTGCTCCCGATTACTGTGTGATTAAATTTACTACCAAACGCGTGTCGTTATGGGTAGATAATGAAATTGCCGAATTTTCGCTTTAG
- a CDS encoding pyridoxamine 5'-phosphate oxidase family protein, whose translation MDKLMMEKAIKIIKDSKDAEYGVINVGFAVLDENGYPSSSAISLADMEGLTELYFTTSTDSNKARRLAKSNKACVSYYNMENNITFVGEAEVLTDQATKDTCWQEWFIEHYTGGKTDPNYCVIKFTVKRANLYFGAEDKAAEFTI comes from the coding sequence ATGGATAAATTAATGATGGAAAAGGCTATTAAAATTATTAAAGATAGTAAAGATGCCGAATATGGGGTCATCAATGTGGGTTTTGCGGTGTTAGATGAAAACGGCTATCCTTCATCATCGGCTATATCGTTGGCCGATATGGAAGGCCTTACAGAGCTATATTTTACTACCAGTACCGATAGTAATAAAGCAAGACGTTTAGCCAAAAGTAATAAAGCCTGTGTATCTTACTACAATATGGAAAATAACATTACTTTTGTGGGCGAGGCCGAAGTGCTTACTGACCAAGCAACTAAAGATACATGCTGGCAAGAGTGGTTTATAGAGCATTACACCGGCGGTAAAACCGACCCAAATTACTGTGTTATTAAATTTACTGTTAAAAGAGCAAATTTATATTTTGGAGCAGAAGACAAAGCTGCCGAATTTACAATTTAA